In Mesorhizobium sp. M9A.F.Ca.ET.002.03.1.2, the DNA window CGGGGATCACGCTGGTCAAGGGCGATCTCAACGGCATCGTGCGGGCCCGCACGCTCGCCCAGGCGACGATCCGCAATATCCGCCAGAACCTGTTCTTCGCCTTCCTCTACAACGTGCTTGGCGTGCCGGTCGCCGCCGGCGTGCTCTATCCGATCACCGGCACGCTGCTGTCGCCGATGATCGCGGCGGCGGCGATGAGCCTGTCGTCGGTTTCGGTTATCTCCAACGCGTTGCGGCTCAGGACGTTGAAACTCTGAGTGATGCCCCAGATAGAAACTCGTTCAAAAAGGAGACAATGAATGACCTTGGCCAAGAAGATCGTGCTGCTGCTGATGGCGGCGGGAATGCTGCTTGCCGTTTTCCTCGAAAGCATTCCGTCGCAAGCCCAGGAGATGAAACACGACATGGGCGCGATGGCGATGGATAGCCCCTCGACCGACGGCTACAAGGCGGCGATGGACAAGATGCACACCGACATGATGGCGATCGAATATTCCGGCAATGCCGATGTCGATTTCGCCCGCGGCATGATCCCGCATCACCAGGCGGCCATCGACATGGCCAAGATCGAGCTCGCCAACGGCAAGGACCCGGAGATGCGCAAGCTGGCCGAGGCGGTCATCGCGGCGCAGGAAGCCGAGATCAAGCAGATGCAGGATTGGCTCGCTGCCCACCCGGTGAAGTAGACATCAAGCGGTCCACGGGAAATCCAGGGACTTTCATCTGGATTTCTCCCGAAGGGTGTGATGCCATCCGGGTCTCGACTGGAGCACGCCATGCCGTCAACGATAAGAACCACCACACTGCCCTCGGGCGAAGCCGTTCCCGTGCTCGGCCAGGGCACGTGGAAAATGGGCGAGGACGCCCGTCGCCATGCCGATGAGGTCAACGCCCTGAAGCTCGGGCTCGACCTCGGCATGACGCTGATCGACACCGCCGAAATGTACGCCAGCGGCGGTGCCGAGGAGGTGGTGGCGGATGCCATTGCCGGGCGCCGCGATGAGGTGTTCCTGGTCTCCAAGGTGCTGCCTTCCAACGCCTCGCGCGCCGGCGTGCCGGCGGCCTGCGACAGAAGTCTCAGGCATCTGCGCACCGACCGCATCGATCTCTATCTGCTGCATTGGCCCGGCAGCGTGCCGCTGGCGGAAACGGTCGATGCCTTCGAGGCGTTGAAAAAGGCCGGCAAGATCCGCCACTGGGGCGTCAGCAATTTCGACACTCATGAGATGGACGAGCTGGTCGGCCTGCCGGCCGGCGACAGCGTCCAGACCAACCAGATCCTCTACAATCTGTCCCAGCGCGGCCCCGAATTCGACCTTGCGCCCTGGAGTCGGCAGCGCGGCATTCCGCTGATGGCCTATTCGCCGGTCGATCAGGGCGTATTGGCGCGCAACGCCGGGCTCGAAGCCATCGCCGCCCGCCATGATGCCACGGCGGCGCAGGTGGCGCTGGCCTGGGTGATGGCGCAGCCAGGTGTCATCGCCATTCCGAAGGCCGGCAAACAGGAGCATGTCCGCCAGAATGTCGCTGCGCTCGACATCAGGCTCACCCCGGAAGATTTCGCCGACATCGACCGCGCCTTCCCGCCGCCGACCCGCAAGCGCGGCCTGGAGATGATTTGAGGACGAGGCTCAGAGCTTAGGTCGCATTCCTTCGCGCCCCCCTCTGTCCGGCAGGACAGAGGGGGGCGCGAAGGAATGCCGGCGGATGGAAGAGGGACCAGCCAGTGACGGCTACTTCCCCGCCATGCCCTTCAACCGGTACAGCGCCTCCAGCGCCTCCCTCGGCGTCATCTCGTCGGGGTTGATCGCGCCGAGCGCGACACCCAGCGCGTCGTCCTTCACCGACTTCGGTGCTTCCCGCCTCACCGCAACCGAAAACAGCGGCAGGTCGTCGACCAGCCGGTTTGCCTTGCCCGAAACCTCGCCTGCCTCCAACTGGTGCAGCACTTCCCTGGCCCGGCCGACCACCGCTTCCGGCAGGCCGGCCAGCCGCGCCACCTGCACGCCGTAGGAGCGGTCGGCGGCACCCTTGCCGACCTCGTGCAGGAAGACCACGTCGCCCTCCCATTCCTTGACCCGCATGGTGACGTTGTGCAGTCGAGCGAGTTTGCTGGCCAGCGCCGTCATTTCGTGGAAATGGGTGGCGAAGATCGCCCTGCAGCGGTTCTTCTCGTGCAGATACTCGACCGCCGCCCAGGCGATCGACAGGCCGTCGAAGGTGGCGGTGCCGCGGCCGATCTCGTCGAGGATCACCAGCGCGCGTTCGCCGGCCTGGTTGAGGATCGCCGCCGTCTCGACCATCTCGACCATGAAGGTCGAGCGACCCCGCGCCAGATCGTCTGAGGCGCCGACACGCGAAAACAACCGGTCGACGACGCCGATATGAGCTGATGCCGCCGGCACGAAGGAACCGGTCTGGGCGAGAATGGCGATCAGCGCGTTCTGCCTGAGAAAGGTCGACTTGCCGCCCATATTGGGGCCGGTCAGCAGCCAGATCGCGCCGTTTTTGGCATCGCCTTCCGGCGACAGATCGCAATCATTGGCGACGAACGGTCCTTCGCCCGAACGCCGCAGCGACTGTTCGACCACTGGATGGCGCCCGCCCGAAATTGAAAAGGCGAGGCTCGCGTCCACGACCGGCCGGCACCAGGCCTCGCTCTCGGATAGCAGGGCAAGTGCCGCCGACACGTCGAGCACGGCGAGCGCTTCGGCGCCGGCGCGGATTGTGTCCGCCTCGCCAACCGCTTCCGCTGTCAGCCTGTCGAAGGCGGCAAGCTCGATCGCCAGCGCCCGGTCGGCGGCGTTGGCGATCTTCGATTCCAGCTCGGCCAGTTCGGTCGTGGTGAAGCGCATGGCATTGGCCATGGTCTGGCGATGGATGAAGCGCGCCTTCGCCCCATCGCTGCTCGTCATGATCGCATGGTGGTTGGCGGTGACTTCGATGTAGTAGCCGAGCACATTGTTGTGCCGGATTTTCAGCGAACGGATGCCGGTCTCGTCGATCAGCGAGCGTTCCAGCCCGGCGATCACTTTTCGCGACTCGTCGCGCAGCGCCCGCATTTCGTCGAGCTCAACGTGGTAGCCGCTGCGCACGAAGCCGCCGTCGCGCTTGAGCAGCGGCAGCTCGTCGCCGAGTGCCTGCGTCAGACGTGCGGCCAGCGGGCGCGGCAGCGCCTCGATCGCCGCAAAAGCCGCCGCCAGTTCTTGCGGAAGGGCGGTCGCCTCGAAAAGTTCGGCAATGGCGCCGGCTGCCTCGAACCCGGCGCGTAATGCGCCGAGATCGCGCGGGCCGCCACGGTTGAGCGCCAGCCGGGACAGCGCCCGCGGCATGTCGGCGACGCTCTTCAGGCTCGCCCGCACCGTCTGGCACAGCTGTGTCTCGGAGCGGAAGAACGACACCGAATCCAGCCTTGCGCCGATGGCCGCCGGATCGGTCAGCGGCGCCATCAGCCGGTCGGCGAGCAGCCGCGCGCCGCCGCCGGTCACCGTGCGGTCGATCGCCTTGAACAGCGAACCCTCGCGGCTGCCGGACAGGGTGCGCAGTAGCTCCAGATTGGCGCGCGTCGCCGGATCGATGAACAGCGTCGAACCCTGCTCCTCGCGCTCCGGCCGCGACAGCGGCGGCCGCTCGGCCTTCTGCGTCTTTTCGACATAGGCGATGGCGCCCGAGATCGCCGACAATTCGGCGCGGGAAAAGGTGCCGAAACTGTCCGGCGTCGCCACCTCGAAAAAGCGGGCGATGCGCCCGGCGGCCGACGCCGAATCGAACAGGCTCGGCGGCTGCGGATTGGCGACCCGCCCGAGCACGTCGAACACCGGTTTCAGTTCGGGATCGTAGAACACCGGTTCGGCGACGATCAGCTCGCGCGGGTCGACGCGAAAGACATCGGCGAGCAGCCGGTCGGCGGTGGTTTCGGCAACGCGGAAGGCACCGGTCGAGATCTCGATCCAGGCCAGCGCATAAGTGTGCTCGGCCCCGCCCTTCACCCGGCCAAGCGCCATCAGAAAACTCGACTCCGACGGCGCCAGCAACTTGTCCTCGGTGATGGTGCCGGGCGTCACCAGCCGCACCACGTC includes these proteins:
- the mutS gene encoding DNA mismatch repair protein MutS, producing the protein MDMRTAKDTDAPAAMPPTPAAASGATPMMEQYIEIKAANPDSLLFYRMGDFYELFFDDAEKASRALGIVLTKRGKHQGLDIPMCGVPVHAADDYLQKLIGQGFRVAVCEQIEDPAEAKKRGGKSVVRRDVVRLVTPGTITEDKLLAPSESSFLMALGRVKGGAEHTYALAWIEISTGAFRVAETTADRLLADVFRVDPRELIVAEPVFYDPELKPVFDVLGRVANPQPPSLFDSASAAGRIARFFEVATPDSFGTFSRAELSAISGAIAYVEKTQKAERPPLSRPEREEQGSTLFIDPATRANLELLRTLSGSREGSLFKAIDRTVTGGGARLLADRLMAPLTDPAAIGARLDSVSFFRSETQLCQTVRASLKSVADMPRALSRLALNRGGPRDLGALRAGFEAAGAIAELFEATALPQELAAAFAAIEALPRPLAARLTQALGDELPLLKRDGGFVRSGYHVELDEMRALRDESRKVIAGLERSLIDETGIRSLKIRHNNVLGYYIEVTANHHAIMTSSDGAKARFIHRQTMANAMRFTTTELAELESKIANAADRALAIELAAFDRLTAEAVGEADTIRAGAEALAVLDVSAALALLSESEAWCRPVVDASLAFSISGGRHPVVEQSLRRSGEGPFVANDCDLSPEGDAKNGAIWLLTGPNMGGKSTFLRQNALIAILAQTGSFVPAASAHIGVVDRLFSRVGASDDLARGRSTFMVEMVETAAILNQAGERALVILDEIGRGTATFDGLSIAWAAVEYLHEKNRCRAIFATHFHEMTALASKLARLHNVTMRVKEWEGDVVFLHEVGKGAADRSYGVQVARLAGLPEAVVGRAREVLHQLEAGEVSGKANRLVDDLPLFSVAVRREAPKSVKDDALGVALGAINPDEMTPREALEALYRLKGMAGK
- a CDS encoding aldo/keto reductase produces the protein MPSTIRTTTLPSGEAVPVLGQGTWKMGEDARRHADEVNALKLGLDLGMTLIDTAEMYASGGAEEVVADAIAGRRDEVFLVSKVLPSNASRAGVPAACDRSLRHLRTDRIDLYLLHWPGSVPLAETVDAFEALKKAGKIRHWGVSNFDTHEMDELVGLPAGDSVQTNQILYNLSQRGPEFDLAPWSRQRGIPLMAYSPVDQGVLARNAGLEAIAARHDATAAQVALAWVMAQPGVIAIPKAGKQEHVRQNVAALDIRLTPEDFADIDRAFPPPTRKRGLEMI
- a CDS encoding DUF305 domain-containing protein; its protein translation is MTLAKKIVLLLMAAGMLLAVFLESIPSQAQEMKHDMGAMAMDSPSTDGYKAAMDKMHTDMMAIEYSGNADVDFARGMIPHHQAAIDMAKIELANGKDPEMRKLAEAVIAAQEAEIKQMQDWLAAHPVK